GGCGCTCACATGAAATGCGCGCGCAGCGCGCTACCGAACACGCGCCCGACTGCAGCAAGCATCGTTATGCCGCGCCCCGCTTCGCATTGCGCCACTGCATGGCGAGGCGGCGCCCGGTGCCCGCACACTCGCGCAGGTAGAGGTTGATCAGCGTCTGATAGGGAATCTCCGTCTCGGCGGCCATCGCCTTGAAGTAGTCGACGGTGAACTCGTCGAGACGAATGGTCACAGGGCGCTTGAGACGCGCGGCATACGGGTTGCGCTGTCCTTTCGAAAAATCCAACGAACGCTTCATCGGGTCCACCGCGCGTCATACTGGGCGCGCTCAGAAGGCGTGGCTTTGCGGGCCGAAATGAGGCGCACGACCCCATCCTCGGAACGATAGCAGTGAATGACCACCAGCACGCGCAACCTGGCGCTGAGACCGAGCAAGTAGAACCGGTCCTCCACCGCCGAGTGCGCGGGATCCGCCAGCAAGAGGGCATCCTCATCGGCGAACACGGTCTGTGCCTCCTCAAAGGCAACGCCATGCTTCCGCTGATTCAGTCTGGCCTTGGCCGGATTCCACTCGAAGCGTAGCTCATCCACATGCCAATGTACATAGGAGATATGTACACTGCAATCCGTCGCACTGGCCGGCATAACGCGAATTGAACTGCAGGCGATCACTGCAGAGCACGGATTAGACTGCGCATTTCTGCAGTCCAATCCGGCGCGCGCAAAGTGCGTACGAGCATCGCAAGTACACGCCCATTCGGGAGTTACCGGCACCCGAAGCGCGCGACGTGTTCCGAATTGGGCTGCAGATATTGCAGTCTAACGTTCAGTCGCGCCGTGAACTTGAACTTGCCCCGTTTCGGTGGAGCCTCCATCTCTGTGTGAGAGGAGGAGTCCCTGAGGCCTCGTCGTTCTGCTGCCTGTCCGGCGGCTGATGGTGAGCAGATCATCGCCCTCGTTCGGGCTGGACGCAGTCCGTAAGCACCGGCGAACGAGTTCGTGCCGTCTGAGCAGACCCTTCGCAACTGCGGGTTGCCGGACCGGGCGGATCGTGGCGAGCGCCCCGAGGCGTTGACTACGGACGAGCGGGCGGCCTGGTTCGCGCGGGAGTCAGGGACAATCCCACCCGAGTCTTCGTGTTCGTGAGCGCGAATCAGGCCATCGCTCCAGTCGCGACGATGTGTCTCGTGTTCGGGGTGTCGGAGAGCGGGTACTATGCGTGACGGAAGCGTGGGCCGGCGGCGCGGGCGCAGCGCGATGTGGTGCTGGTCATCGCCATTCGTGCCGCGCACGAGCACTCGAACGGATCGTACGGGGCCGCGACGCAGCGCCGTGCCACCGACGTGGTCCATCACTCGGATCAAGGCTCGCAAGGCGCGATTCAATCGGTCGTCGCAACACCTTCAACCACGAGGTGTGTATGGGGCGACCCGCAGGATGGATGCAGGCATTGCCCGGTCGGGAAGCCATGCGCTCTCCAAACGCTGCTTCGCGACGCTCGAAGTCGAGGGCCTCGCACAACACCGCGTTGCGACGCACACCGAAGCGCGCCTGACCGTCTTCCGCTACATCGAACGCTGGTACAACCCGCATCGCCGGCACTCCGCCCTGGGGCAGCAGTCCCCGCTCGCCTTCGAGCGGTCACACGCCGTACAATCCATCGCCGCTTGAAACCCTCACCCCACTGGCTCTCCTGAAGCAGGTGAAGTTCAACCCAGGCTTACAGCGCTTGCCGTAGTGGGTCAGCTTGAGCGAGGGGTCAGGCAGCACTCGCGGCGGCTGTGTGGAGTGGTTCGGTCAGGTGAGCCCGGTTGGGCGGTGGAGCGTAGCTTTCAGGCCAGTACTCGACAAGCCGGGTGACCCTGCCGCCGGCGACCTGGAAGAATGAGATCGCTTCTGCGGCTTGTGTTCCGTCTGTGACGACGACATGCGTGACGACATCGGCGGATGAAGCGACCAACCGCTTGATGGTGAACCTCCACTCGCCGTGCGCAGGGTACTCCGAGTTCATGCGGACGAAGTTCTCGGGACCGCGTATGAGTTCGTTGGATTGGGGCCACTCGACAACGAAACCGTCGGCGAGTACCTGCTTGACTGAGGCGAAGTCGTTGGTCGCCATGAGGCGCCAGAACTCGAGAACGGTGTCTTCAGCTGTGTTCACGAGGACCTCGGTGCTTGTTCGTGTGTTGGCTAACGCTCAGGCTGACCTGCGGGCGCTTCGCCCGTCGGGTCGACCCTGAAGTGAGGAGGTCACTTGACGAGTGCGGAAGGTGCCACATCCGTCCGCCGCAGGCCAGCCTTCGCCATAGCATCTCGAACCGTTCCGTCGCGTTTGGATTGTTCGACGAATTGCTTCACAAACTCCGCTGCTGCAGGCCGGCCTTTGGGAGTCGCAACGGCGTGTTGCACCACCGTATACCGTCCCGGAAGTACCCGCGACCCAGGAAGCCTGCCGGAATACAGGCTGAGCATGTGAGCGTTCTCCGCGTAGGCATCGGCGCGCCCGGAACGGAGGACTTCGATGGCCGGGTCGGCTCCTCCGGGCACGCGAACGATCTCTGCGGCCTTCAGGCTTCGCGAGAAGAAGAGGTCTGGTGCGCTACGCTCCGGGACCGCGATCCTGACGCCGCGCTGGTCGGCGGCTTCGACGCTTTCCACCTTCGAGCCCGACAACACAAGATAGGTGTTATCAACCACCATGTACGGCGGCGAGAATTCAACATCCCTGGCGCGGGCCGGGTCGAATGCCAGGAACGCAATATCCCATTCGTTGCGGCCGACGCTTTGTACCAAGGCGGCCGGATTGGGATATCCCACGGGCTCAAAGGGAACCCCAAGGCGCTTCGCGAGGGCCTTGCCGAGGGCTATGGTGACGCCGCGCAGCTCGCCAGTCTGAGGGTCCTTCGTGACCAAGACCGGGTTGGAGAGGATGAGGCCGACACGCAGCTTCCCGGTGGCAGTCAGATCAGACCGCGCGGCGGGCGGCACGCTCTGCACCGATACGCAGCCGGCGAGAAGACCGAGTGCGACGACCGAGACCTGCCATCGGGGAGCCATGAGTCTCGCCATGTTCATTCTCCTGACGCGACGGTTCAGCTGCAGCGGCATGAAATGGCGCGAGCGAAGCGAGCAGACAATGGCTGCGCTGTCCCCTGCAATCGTTTGTTGGAGCTCATGCTAGAGATACCCTGAACTGAACCGCGTCGAGGACGCAAGACTCCCGAAGCGCACCTGAAAGCACAAACACCTTCGGCGCTTCGCGAAACTTGAATACTCGATAAAGTTTGAAATTCGCCGCTCGCTCTTCTGAGACAGCGACTTCTCGGTTGCTCGCGAAAAACGGAGTCATCGCACCAAAGCTGGTGGTCTTGACTTCAATGAGTCGGTCTCGGCCATCAAGGTCGAAGGAGTGGATGTCGTACCCAAGACCATCTCCGCGAGTCCTGGACACATGCTCGATACGTTCGGCCAGACGACGCTCCCCAGCCTCCCACAGGCGTCGATGCTCAACGTCGAGCGCGAACACCTCACCGGCGGCGCCAAGGGAAGCATTATTGGCCTCTCGCTCGAGGTAGTTGATCCCTCGGCGCGGCAGTGGATCTTTCCGCAGGCGCTCATAGGTTCGGCTTCGATCACGCTCCCTAATTGGGGCCGGTACGATCGTATCCGCTAGTGACTGAACGGCGGGCGCAACTCCAGCGGCAGCCTGTACGATTGCCTCTGCTGCGCGGGCCAGGCGTAGGTCGCCATCCAGCCGAGCAGACACCTCGTCCTTTAGCAGTTCTTGGTAGTTGCCTCGCGGTTTGTACCCGTCGATGTATGGAAAGCCAAGCTCAATGAGCACCGCACTGATGTTGGCGTGCTTGAACTCGATCGCGCCCGATGACCTCCCGCGGAGGACCTGCTGAAGGCGTCGGTTGTGATCCTTCTTGTTGTATGGCTCGCCCCGAAGCTCGTGGTCCAGCATCGCGAAATAGTCCGCGACGGTGGCTGCAACTTCCTCCGGAGACCAATCTTCAGCCACGATCGTGAATGATTGAGATGGCGGTGATGAGCTCTAACGTGGGCGTCTGTTGCGAGCGGACCGCGCAATCGGTCGCGTGGCGCGGATGGTCGGTCCGCTCGGCAACAGCAAGCACCGTTAGGCCCGCGCCACGCAGACGTTGCGTCGAAACAGCCCGCCGTGCAACAGAACGGTGACGGTCCGCACCCGAGTCGGACGTATGCTCGGCGCTCCCCGGTCCCGGAGCGCGCATGCCCGACGCGGCGCCGGCGACAGGTGGCGTCTACAAGCCCCGGCGCCCCCAGGCGTCGCCGCTCTTTCGGTTGGTGGCGGATCATCTGCACCGCCTGCAGACGGTCTACGATGACCGCTTCGCCCGCGAGTACGGCCCCTGGCGGCCCGTCGTCACGCAGGTCGCGGACAAGTTCCTCGCGTGTGGGATACTCGAGCACGGCTTCGCCCGCATCCGCTGCGACGACTGTGCGCACGAGTACCTGCTCGCGTTCTCGTGCAAGGGCCGCTATTTCTGCCCCAGCTGTCACGCCAAGCGGTTGGCGATCTGGACGCAGTGGCTGGACAGCACGCTG
The DNA window shown above is from Gemmatimonas sp. and carries:
- a CDS encoding IS3 family transposase; this encodes MDAGIARSGSHALSKRCFATLEVEGLAQHRVATHTEARLTVFRYIERWYNPHRRHSALGQQSPLAFERSHAVQSIAA
- a CDS encoding DUF3883 domain-containing protein; protein product: MAEDWSPEEVAATVADYFAMLDHELRGEPYNKKDHNRRLQQVLRGRSSGAIEFKHANISAVLIELGFPYIDGYKPRGNYQELLKDEVSARLDGDLRLARAAEAIVQAAAGVAPAVQSLADTIVPAPIRERDRSRTYERLRKDPLPRRGINYLEREANNASLGAAGEVFALDVEHRRLWEAGERRLAERIEHVSRTRGDGLGYDIHSFDLDGRDRLIEVKTTSFGAMTPFFASNREVAVSEERAANFKLYRVFKFREAPKVFVLSGALRESCVLDAVQFRVSLA
- a CDS encoding BrnT family toxin — its product is MDELRFEWNPAKARLNQRKHGVAFEEAQTVFADEDALLLADPAHSAVEDRFYLLGLSARLRVLVVIHCYRSEDGVVRLISARKATPSERAQYDARWTR
- a CDS encoding nuclear transport factor 2 family protein — protein: MNTAEDTVLEFWRLMATNDFASVKQVLADGFVVEWPQSNELIRGPENFVRMNSEYPAHGEWRFTIKRLVASSADVVTHVVVTDGTQAAEAISFFQVAGGRVTRLVEYWPESYAPPPNRAHLTEPLHTAAASAA
- a CDS encoding BrnA antitoxin family protein: MKRSLDFSKGQRNPYAARLKRPVTIRLDEFTVDYFKAMAAETEIPYQTLINLYLRECAGTGRRLAMQWRNAKRGAA
- a CDS encoding transporter substrate-binding domain-containing protein produces the protein MPLQLNRRVRRMNMARLMAPRWQVSVVALGLLAGCVSVQSVPPAARSDLTATGKLRVGLILSNPVLVTKDPQTGELRGVTIALGKALAKRLGVPFEPVGYPNPAALVQSVGRNEWDIAFLAFDPARARDVEFSPPYMVVDNTYLVLSGSKVESVEAADQRGVRIAVPERSAPDLFFSRSLKAAEIVRVPGGADPAIEVLRSGRADAYAENAHMLSLYSGRLPGSRVLPGRYTVVQHAVATPKGRPAAAEFVKQFVEQSKRDGTVRDAMAKAGLRRTDVAPSALVK
- a CDS encoding transposase zinc-binding domain-containing protein codes for the protein MPDAAPATGGVYKPRRPQASPLFRLVADHLHRLQTVYDDRFAREYGPWRPVVTQVADKFLACGILEHGFARIRCDDCAHEYLLAFSCKGRYFCPSCHAKRLAIWTQWLDSTLLAPVPHRQVVLTIPKRLRAYCLYRRRLLGEIARVAARTVTVAIRTRTGERDLAVGIVACLQ